One segment of Desulfosporosinus sp. Sb-LF DNA contains the following:
- the acpP gene encoding acyl carrier protein — MEVFEKVKAIVVEQLGVDEANVTQETSFEELNADSLDIVELIMALEEAFDLDIPDEEAEKIRTVGDAVSYIKDNK; from the coding sequence ATGGAAGTTTTCGAAAAAGTTAAAGCCATCGTCGTCGAACAACTTGGGGTTGATGAAGCCAATGTTACTCAGGAGACCTCCTTTGAAGAGCTGAATGCGGATTCTTTGGATATCGTAGAATTGATTATGGCTCTTGAGGAAGCGTTCGACTTGGATATTCCTGATGAGGAAGCCGAAAAGATCCGAACAGTTGGAGATGCAGTAAGCTACATCAAGGATAACAAATAA
- a CDS encoding nitronate monooxygenase produces the protein MKIPELRIGNLVAKIPVIQGGMAVRISMAPLAAAVAEEGGIGIIAGSGLSVEELKAEIREARRRTKGIIGVNIMFAVREFAQLVHAAFDEKIDLLVSGAGFSRDMFTWGKEKGIPVVPIVSSDKLAKLSEKLGAAAVIVEGIEAGGHLGTDRSIHDILPEVIAAVNIPVIGAGGFTNGQDVAKALKLGADGVQMGTRFALSEESGAALEWKTAMLKAREEDIVFVHSPVGLPGRGIRNPFTQALEENVDVKPKECNRCLKRCEGNFCIMSRLVKAQQGNVQEGLIFSGAKVYKIKEVLSVHEILEDIKKGILSFKEEEC, from the coding sequence GTGAAAATACCCGAACTTCGTATTGGTAATTTAGTGGCTAAAATTCCTGTTATACAAGGAGGAATGGCCGTAAGGATATCCATGGCCCCTCTTGCGGCAGCTGTTGCTGAAGAGGGTGGGATCGGAATCATTGCAGGAAGTGGGTTGTCTGTCGAGGAACTCAAAGCAGAAATCCGTGAAGCACGTCGGCGTACCAAAGGAATCATCGGGGTGAACATCATGTTTGCGGTTCGTGAATTCGCTCAGCTGGTACATGCTGCGTTCGATGAAAAGATTGATCTCCTGGTTTCTGGGGCAGGCTTTTCAAGGGACATGTTCACTTGGGGTAAGGAAAAGGGTATTCCAGTGGTGCCGATTGTTTCATCAGATAAGCTAGCAAAATTATCCGAAAAGCTAGGGGCGGCGGCTGTGATTGTGGAGGGAATAGAGGCTGGCGGCCATTTAGGGACAGACCGTTCCATACATGATATCCTACCAGAGGTAATTGCGGCCGTGAACATTCCAGTTATAGGTGCAGGAGGCTTTACAAACGGGCAGGACGTTGCGAAAGCACTGAAGCTCGGGGCAGATGGGGTGCAAATGGGAACTCGATTTGCACTTAGCGAAGAGAGCGGTGCCGCTCTCGAATGGAAAACGGCGATGTTAAAGGCACGAGAAGAGGACATTGTATTTGTCCATAGTCCAGTTGGATTACCCGGGCGGGGAATCAGGAATCCCTTTACTCAGGCACTCGAGGAAAATGTGGATGTTAAGCCGAAGGAATGCAATCGCTGTCTCAAACGTTGTGAGGGGAACTTTTGTATCATGAGTCGATTAGTTAAGGCACAACAGGGCAATGTTCAGGAGGGGCTTATATTTTCGGGAGCTAAAGTCTATAAAATTAAAGAAGTTTTGTCCGTGCATGAGATTCTAGAGGATATAAAAAAAGGCATACTCAGCTTTAAGGAGGAAGAGTGTTGA
- the fabF gene encoding beta-ketoacyl-ACP synthase II gives MLKHRAVITGMGVVTPVGNQIDEFWDNLMAGKSGIGLLTRFDTTDLSTKVAAEVKDFEPTDWIEKKESRHMDRFAQFAIAAAKMALKDSGLDLDKLNKERAGAVMGCGIGGVTTFEEQKEVLMKKGSSRISPFFVPMLISNMAAGHLSIAFGLQGSSMTIVTACASATNAIGEALRIIQHGEADVVFCGGTEAPITNLAFAGFCSMKAMSTEKENPDQACRPFDKRRSGFVMGEGAGVLVVESLEHAKARGARIYAELAGYGSSSDAYHITTPVPGGAGAVRAMRLALNDAGVSPEEVDYINAHGTGTGPNDATETAAIKTLFGSHASKLAISSTKSMTGHLMGAAGAIEAVICALAIDRGAIPPTTNYGQPDPECDLDYVPNSARKQEVTMSMSNSLGFGGHNATIVLKKFV, from the coding sequence GTGTTGAAACACCGTGCAGTTATTACGGGAATGGGTGTTGTCACTCCCGTAGGGAATCAAATAGATGAATTTTGGGATAATTTGATGGCAGGTAAATCCGGGATTGGATTATTGACGCGTTTTGATACTACAGATTTATCGACTAAGGTTGCGGCTGAGGTCAAAGACTTCGAACCAACGGATTGGATCGAAAAAAAAGAAAGCAGACATATGGACCGCTTTGCTCAGTTTGCTATTGCAGCCGCGAAAATGGCGCTGAAGGACTCCGGCCTAGATTTGGATAAATTGAACAAAGAACGGGCAGGCGCCGTCATGGGATGCGGAATTGGCGGAGTCACAACGTTCGAGGAACAAAAAGAGGTGCTCATGAAGAAGGGGAGCAGCAGGATCAGCCCGTTTTTTGTTCCAATGTTGATAAGCAACATGGCAGCCGGACATTTATCCATCGCGTTCGGATTGCAAGGATCTAGTATGACGATTGTTACAGCTTGTGCTTCGGCTACGAATGCGATTGGGGAAGCGCTACGGATTATTCAACATGGGGAAGCTGATGTTGTGTTTTGTGGTGGAACCGAGGCCCCGATTACAAACTTGGCTTTTGCTGGTTTTTGCTCCATGAAGGCAATGTCTACTGAAAAAGAAAATCCTGATCAAGCTTGCCGACCGTTTGATAAGCGTCGTAGTGGTTTTGTAATGGGTGAAGGTGCAGGGGTTTTGGTCGTAGAATCTCTAGAACATGCTAAGGCCCGAGGTGCACGTATTTATGCCGAACTAGCAGGCTATGGTAGCTCATCTGATGCGTATCATATAACGACACCAGTCCCTGGAGGGGCTGGTGCAGTTCGAGCAATGCGACTTGCCTTAAATGATGCGGGAGTAAGCCCTGAAGAGGTTGACTATATTAATGCACATGGCACTGGCACAGGGCCCAATGATGCGACTGAAACTGCCGCTATCAAAACTTTGTTTGGTAGCCATGCATCTAAGTTGGCGATTAGTTCGACTAAATCAATGACAGGTCATTTGATGGGGGCAGCTGGAGCTATCGAGGCCGTAATTTGTGCCCTTGCCATCGACAGAGGGGCCATACCGCCCACGACCAACTATGGGCAACCAGACCCAGAATGTGATCTGGACTATGTTCCTAATAGTGCACGAAAACAAGAAGTAACAATGTCAATGTCTAATTCCTTAGGTTTTGGTGGGCATAATGCTACTATTGTATTGAAGAAATTTGTCTAA
- the rnc gene encoding ribonuclease III, with translation MVEKRRNETGKLKKTEGRPGRKKYAPTSLVREPGLKLAKRLGLETPNRLFVTALTHPSYVFENPQFCRENNQRLEFLGDAILDFVIAEYLYLSYPDRPEGELTKMRAAVVNETTLALKAHEIELGQELLLGKGEQVSGGRERPSILADAWEAVVGAIYLQYGLQEARRIILELLKPSIEEVAAGNYGDYKTVLQEKAQREEKEVNYQILVEEGPDHNKCFTAGVFLQGDLMGKGMGRTKKEAEQHAARQVLEHWGRESDG, from the coding sequence ATGGTCGAAAAGAGACGAAATGAGACTGGAAAATTGAAAAAAACAGAAGGAAGGCCGGGGCGAAAGAAATACGCCCCGACTTCCCTCGTCCGTGAACCAGGCCTCAAGTTAGCAAAACGCTTGGGCCTTGAAACTCCTAATCGCCTGTTTGTCACGGCTTTGACTCATCCTTCATACGTGTTTGAAAATCCACAGTTCTGTCGAGAAAATAACCAACGGCTTGAATTTCTAGGCGATGCGATTTTGGACTTTGTGATTGCTGAGTACCTGTATTTGAGTTATCCAGATCGACCAGAAGGGGAACTCACGAAGATGCGGGCCGCAGTCGTTAATGAGACGACGTTAGCTCTTAAGGCGCACGAAATTGAGTTAGGACAAGAACTTTTGTTAGGCAAGGGCGAGCAGGTATCGGGGGGGCGGGAAAGACCCTCTATTTTGGCAGATGCCTGGGAAGCAGTGGTTGGAGCGATATACTTGCAATACGGACTTCAAGAAGCTCGAAGAATTATTTTGGAGTTATTAAAGCCGTCTATAGAAGAAGTTGCTGCAGGAAATTATGGAGATTACAAAACTGTGTTACAAGAAAAGGCACAACGAGAAGAGAAAGAGGTAAACTATCAAATCCTGGTAGAGGAAGGGCCAGATCATAATAAATGCTTTACTGCTGGCGTCTTTCTTCAAGGGGATTTAATGGGGAAAGGTATGGGCCGCACCAAAAAGGAAGCAGAGCAACATGCAGCGAGGCAGGTGCTGGAACACTGGGGGAGGGAGAGCGATGGCTAA